The genomic segment GCGTAACTGATGCCCGCAATGGAATCCCACCCGGCAAAGCGGCTGCCGCCTGACACTTCCGCCAGACTGCCCGCACCTTTAAGATACAACAGTTCCTCGACCGCGTAACGCATGGCCGCCAAGCCCGCGCCGGCGAAAGAATAAAAACTTTGCGCTTGAAATTCAAAACCTTGCGCCTTCAATTTTGCGCCCTCGTCCTTTGTGTCCGACATGGCGGCAATAAACAGTTCATAGTCCGTGCGGGCTGTTATTTCGCCGCCATCGCCCCGCCCGCCATCGTCATTGCTGTCCGAGGAACAGGAAATTGTCAGAACCAGAATTCCCAGAATTAACAGGATTTTCAGAATTCTTGGAACGAGATTTTTGCCGTTATTTTTTACATTTAGCGATGAAATATCCATTTGATTTTCCTTCTTTTAAGTTCCTGTTTTAATATCTGTAATGTTCCGCCTTGTAAGGACCGTTAACGTCAACCCCCAAATAATTCGCCTGTTTTGCCGTAAGTTTCGTAAGTTTCACGCCGATTTTGGACAGATGCAACCGCGCTACTTCTTCGTCTAATTCTTTGCTCAAACGATAAACGCCGGGTTTGTAAACGTCTTTGTTTTTCCACAAATCAATCTGTGCGAGCGTCTGGTTCGTAAAAGAATTCGACATTACAAACGAAGGATGCCCCGTAGCGCAGCCCAAATTCACCAAACGACCTTCCGCAAGCAGAAACACTTCGTGTCCGTCCGGAAATATATACTTGTCAACCTGCGGCTTAATGTTGAGTTTCTTGATTTTTGGATATGCGTCTAATTTCGCTACTTCTATTTCGTCGTCAAAGTGTCCTATATTACATACAATAGCCTGATTTTTCATCTTTTCAATATGCTCAATACGGATAATATCGCAGTTTCCGGTAGTGGTAACATAAATATCGCCCCACCCCAAAGTATCTTCGACGGTTGTTACCTGAAATCCTTCCATAGCGGCCTGTAAAGCGCAAATCGGATCTATTTCCGTAACGACGACTCTTGCGCCCAAGCCCAAAAGCGACTTTGCACAACCCTTGCCTACATCGCCGTAACCGCAGACAACCGCAACTTTCCCGGCAATCATAACGTCTGTCGCTCTTTTTATTCCGTCAACCAGAGATTCGCGGCAGCCGTAAAGGTTGTCAAATTTGGATTTTGTTACCGAATCGTTTACGTTTATCGCAGGAATAAGCAGTTTTCCTTTTTCAAACATCTGATACAAGCGGTGAACCCCCGTCGTAGTTTCTTCGCTTACGCCTTTGAGTTGAGCGACAACGTTGCGCCAGTGGTTTTTATCTTTGGAATATACATCTTTGAGCAGATTTTTGATTACGTCTTCTTCGTGGCTTTCGGATTTTGAATTAACCCATCCGTCGCCGTTTTCCAATTCGTAGCCTTTATGGATAAGCAAAGTAGCGTCGCCCCCGTCGTCAACAATAAGTTGCGGACCTTTATTATCGGGAAAACTTAACGCTCTGAATGTACAATCCCAGTATTCTTCAAGCGTTTCGCCTTTCCATGCAAAAACAGCGGTTCCCGTTTTTGCAATCGCCGCCGCGGCGTGATCTTGCGTAGAAAAAATATTACAACTGCACCAGCGAACGTCCGCGCCTAATTTCTTTAGCGTTTCGATAAGCACGGCTGTCTGAATAGTCATGTGAAGCGAACCCATAATTCGGACGCCTTTGAGCGGCTGTT from the Chitinispirillales bacterium genome contains:
- the ahcY gene encoding adenosylhomocysteinase, which produces MSDLWNEIPNRVADMALADWGRKEIDIAEQEMPGLMAARDKYGKEQPLKGVRIMGSLHMTIQTAVLIETLKKLGADVRWCSCNIFSTQDHAAAAIAKTGTAVFAWKGETLEEYWDCTFRALSFPDNKGPQLIVDDGGDATLLIHKGYELENGDGWVNSKSESHEEDVIKNLLKDVYSKDKNHWRNVVAQLKGVSEETTTGVHRLYQMFEKGKLLIPAINVNDSVTKSKFDNLYGCRESLVDGIKRATDVMIAGKVAVVCGYGDVGKGCAKSLLGLGARVVVTEIDPICALQAAMEGFQVTTVEDTLGWGDIYVTTTGNCDIIRIEHIEKMKNQAIVCNIGHFDDEIEVAKLDAYPKIKKLNIKPQVDKYIFPDGHEVFLLAEGRLVNLGCATGHPSFVMSNSFTNQTLAQIDLWKNKDVYKPGVYRLSKELDEEVARLHLSKIGVKLTKLTAKQANYLGVDVNGPYKAEHYRY